From a single Salinirussus salinus genomic region:
- the glmS gene encoding glutamine--fructose-6-phosphate transaminase (isomerizing) has product MCGIIGCVGREDTLDTLVHGLSKLEYRGYDSAGVALSEAGDDEADGSAESEGSLDVVKCAGKIDDLRTALEGRETSGPVGVGHTRWSTHGPPTDANAHPHVDCTGQVAVVHNGIIENYQALRDELSTAGHEFRSDTDTEVVPHLVEAGLREGLDMEEAVREAIARLEGSYAIAVVVAGEETVFAARNDSPLVLGVDDDATYLASDVPAFRDFTDRVVYLADGEFARLDAAGWTVTDAAGEVVDKDVETVDWDPEETGKSGYDHFMLKEIHEQPRALRQCLRGRVDELGGAVDIGDLGDLSPTGVQFVAAGTSYHAALYAARLFREAGVPAQAFLASEYATGVPPIGDALVVGVTQSGETADTLSAMREASRRGARTLAVTNTVGSTAAREADHTLYIRAGPEIGVAATKTFASQLAALNLLSLATAESGGRDVVAALRDLPGDVQTLLDDSGAAEVAAEFVDAGAYFFIGRGYHYPVALEGALKMKEITYKHAEGFAAGELKHGPLALVTEDTPVFAVVTGDDELATKTVGNVKEVEARDAPVVAVTDGQSDVERYADHVLELPETHRRAASVLANVQLQLVSYHVANELGRSIDKPRNLAKSVTVE; this is encoded by the coding sequence ATGTGCGGGATCATCGGCTGTGTCGGCCGGGAGGACACGCTGGACACGCTGGTCCACGGCCTGAGCAAGCTGGAGTACCGCGGCTACGACTCCGCCGGCGTCGCACTCTCCGAGGCGGGTGACGACGAGGCCGACGGGAGCGCCGAGAGCGAGGGGAGCCTCGACGTCGTCAAGTGCGCGGGGAAGATCGACGACCTCCGGACCGCCTTGGAGGGCCGGGAGACGTCGGGGCCGGTTGGCGTGGGCCACACCCGCTGGAGCACCCACGGACCGCCGACCGACGCCAACGCCCACCCCCACGTCGACTGCACGGGGCAGGTCGCGGTCGTCCACAACGGGATCATCGAGAACTACCAGGCCCTGCGGGACGAGCTCTCGACGGCCGGCCACGAGTTCCGGTCGGATACGGACACCGAGGTCGTCCCCCACCTCGTCGAGGCGGGGCTGCGCGAGGGACTCGACATGGAGGAAGCGGTCCGGGAGGCTATCGCCCGCCTGGAGGGGAGCTACGCCATCGCAGTGGTCGTCGCGGGCGAGGAGACCGTCTTCGCCGCCCGCAACGACTCGCCGCTCGTGTTGGGGGTCGACGACGACGCCACCTACCTGGCGAGTGACGTCCCCGCCTTCCGTGATTTCACCGACCGCGTCGTCTACCTGGCCGACGGGGAGTTCGCCCGGCTGGACGCCGCGGGCTGGACAGTCACCGACGCCGCGGGCGAGGTCGTCGACAAGGACGTCGAGACGGTCGACTGGGACCCCGAGGAGACCGGCAAGAGCGGCTACGACCACTTCATGCTCAAGGAGATCCACGAGCAACCGCGGGCGCTCCGGCAGTGTCTCCGCGGCCGGGTCGACGAACTCGGCGGCGCCGTGGACATCGGGGACCTGGGCGACCTCTCGCCGACCGGCGTCCAGTTCGTCGCCGCCGGCACCTCCTACCACGCCGCGCTGTACGCCGCCCGCCTGTTCAGGGAGGCCGGCGTGCCCGCCCAGGCCTTCCTCGCCAGCGAGTACGCCACCGGCGTCCCGCCGATCGGGGACGCGCTCGTGGTGGGGGTGACCCAGAGCGGCGAGACCGCCGACACCCTCTCGGCGATGCGGGAGGCCAGCCGCCGCGGCGCGCGCACGCTCGCCGTGACCAACACCGTCGGCTCGACCGCCGCCCGCGAGGCCGACCACACGCTGTACATCCGGGCCGGCCCGGAGATCGGGGTGGCGGCGACCAAGACCTTCGCCTCCCAGCTGGCGGCGCTGAACCTGCTCTCGCTGGCGACCGCCGAGTCCGGCGGCCGGGACGTGGTGGCCGCGCTCCGGGACCTGCCCGGGGACGTCCAGACGCTGCTGGACGACTCCGGCGCGGCGGAGGTCGCCGCCGAGTTCGTCGACGCCGGCGCCTACTTCTTCATCGGCCGGGGGTACCACTACCCGGTCGCGCTCGAGGGCGCGCTGAAGATGAAGGAGATCACCTACAAACACGCAGAGGGCTTCGCCGCGGGCGAGCTCAAACACGGCCCGCTGGCGCTTGTGACCGAGGACACGCCCGTCTTCGCGGTCGTCACCGGCGACGACGAACTCGCCACCAAGACCGTCGGCAACGTCAAGGAGGTCGAGGCCCGCGACGCCCCCGTCGTCGCCGTGACCGACGGCCAGAGCGACGTGGAACGGTACGCCGACCACGTCCTCGAACTCCCCGAGACCCACCGCCGGGCCGCGAGTGTGCTCGCGAACGTCCAGCTGCAGCTGGTCTCGTATCACGTCGCGAACGAACTCGGGCGGTCGATCGACAAGCCCCGCAATCTCGCGAAGAGTGTGACCGTGGAGTGA
- a CDS encoding sugar phosphate nucleotidyltransferase, translating into MSVRTAVVLAAGEGTRLRPLTRNRPKPMLPAANRPILEHVCDALIDAGVDRLVFVVGYRRERVQEHFGPSYRGVPIEYVVQDKQLGSGHALLQAREAVDGALLVVNGDRLIAAESVAAVRDAFAEDDARAALAVIERADASQYGAVRLRGRDIEEIVEKPDSDAFRLINAGIYAFDASVFEAIEATPREDGELALTDTIARLVDGERVRGVRTGGLWVDATYPWDLLEVASEVLARGRVSGPDRTDGGLERAGSVQERADGVWVDPSARVAEAATLRPPVVVGPDCELAAGAVVGPDVALGRNVTVGANATVERAVLDADTRVGAGSTLLDAVTGQSVRLGAVTAIPGGPGDVRVGREVHEDQRLGAVLADRVRARGGVSFAPGTLVGPEATVGTGAHVDGTVPGGAEVVR; encoded by the coding sequence ATGAGCGTTCGGACGGCGGTCGTGCTGGCGGCCGGCGAGGGAACGCGGCTCCGCCCGCTGACGCGGAACCGCCCCAAGCCGATGCTGCCGGCGGCGAACCGCCCCATCCTCGAACACGTCTGTGACGCCCTGATCGACGCCGGGGTCGACCGGCTGGTCTTCGTCGTCGGCTACCGCCGCGAGCGCGTCCAGGAACACTTCGGACCCTCCTACCGCGGAGTCCCCATCGAGTACGTCGTCCAGGACAAACAGCTGGGCAGCGGGCACGCCCTCCTGCAGGCCCGGGAGGCCGTCGACGGGGCCCTGCTGGTCGTCAACGGCGACCGGCTGATCGCCGCCGAGTCGGTCGCCGCGGTCCGGGACGCCTTCGCCGAGGACGACGCCCGCGCGGCGCTGGCGGTCATCGAGCGCGCCGACGCGAGCCAGTACGGCGCGGTCCGGCTGCGGGGCCGGGACATCGAGGAGATCGTCGAGAAGCCCGACAGCGACGCGTTCCGGCTGATCAACGCCGGGATATACGCCTTCGACGCCTCGGTGTTCGAGGCCATCGAGGCCACCCCGCGGGAGGACGGCGAACTCGCCCTGACCGACACCATCGCCCGGCTGGTCGACGGCGAGCGGGTCCGCGGGGTGCGGACCGGGGGGCTGTGGGTCGACGCCACCTACCCCTGGGACCTGCTCGAAGTGGCGAGCGAGGTGCTCGCGCGCGGCCGGGTGTCCGGCCCCGACCGGACCGACGGCGGCCTCGAGCGCGCGGGGAGTGTCCAGGAGCGCGCCGACGGCGTCTGGGTCGACCCGAGCGCGCGGGTCGCGGAGGCGGCGACGCTGCGGCCCCCGGTCGTGGTCGGGCCGGACTGCGAACTCGCGGCGGGCGCGGTCGTCGGCCCGGACGTCGCGCTGGGCCGGAACGTCACCGTCGGCGCGAACGCCACCGTCGAGCGCGCAGTCCTCGATGCCGACACCCGGGTCGGGGCGGGGTCGACGCTGCTCGACGCGGTCACCGGCCAGAGCGTCCGGCTCGGTGCCGTCACGGCCATCCCCGGGGGACCGGGTGACGTCCGCGTCGGCCGCGAGGTTCACGAGGACCAGCGGCTGGGCGCGGTGCTGGCCGACCGGGTACGGGCGCGCGGTGGCGTGAGTTTCGCGCCGGGGACGCTGGTGGGGCCGGAGGCGACCGTCGGCACGGGCGCCCACGTCGACGGGACCGTCCCCGGCGGCGCGGAGGTGGTCCGCTGA
- a CDS encoding tRNA pseudouridine(54/55) synthase Pus10 produces MDVLSVARDALATGPVCDPCLGRLVADRSFGLTNRERGRGLRVAVALADDADFDPDEECWVCEGECERYDWWAETAAAAVQGYDFDTYQVGARVPPLVEENDRLLREDVGLDPEAGELLKSEFNREVGKRFGAETDTEVDFERPHVMLTCDLATDEVEVQVNSAFVYGRYRKLERDIPQTEWPCRDCNGTGRQRDEVCPGCDGTGYRYDESVEQLTAPVVREAMDGADATFHGAGREDVDALMLGTGRPFVIEVDEPRRRDVDTEKLEADINDFADGKVEVEGLRLATHRMVERVKEHPASKTYRLEVTFDVPVDRASFEGALRDLDGATISQDTPQRVDHRRASKTRTREVYAIDGDLDAGGHGATLEVHGEGGLYVKELAHGDEGRTEPSLATLLGIEVTVTALDVLAVEGEDEPFEDEAFFV; encoded by the coding sequence ATGGACGTACTGTCGGTCGCACGCGACGCGCTGGCGACAGGGCCGGTCTGTGACCCCTGCCTGGGCCGGCTGGTCGCCGACCGGAGTTTCGGGCTCACCAACCGCGAGCGGGGCCGGGGGCTCCGGGTCGCCGTCGCGCTCGCTGACGACGCCGACTTCGACCCCGACGAGGAGTGCTGGGTCTGCGAGGGCGAGTGCGAGCGCTACGACTGGTGGGCCGAGACCGCCGCCGCAGCGGTCCAGGGTTACGACTTCGACACCTACCAGGTGGGCGCTCGCGTCCCGCCGCTGGTCGAGGAGAACGACCGCCTCCTCCGGGAGGACGTCGGCCTGGACCCCGAAGCCGGCGAACTCCTCAAATCGGAGTTCAACCGCGAGGTCGGCAAGCGCTTCGGTGCCGAGACGGACACGGAAGTGGACTTCGAGCGTCCCCACGTCATGCTCACCTGCGACCTCGCGACCGACGAGGTCGAGGTCCAGGTCAACTCCGCCTTCGTCTACGGCCGCTACCGCAAACTCGAGCGGGACATCCCGCAGACCGAGTGGCCCTGCCGGGACTGTAACGGCACCGGCCGCCAGCGCGACGAAGTCTGTCCGGGCTGTGACGGGACGGGCTACCGCTACGACGAGAGCGTCGAACAGCTGACGGCGCCGGTCGTCCGGGAGGCCATGGACGGGGCCGACGCCACCTTCCACGGCGCGGGCCGCGAGGACGTCGACGCGCTGATGCTCGGTACCGGACGCCCCTTCGTCATCGAGGTCGACGAACCCCGACGCCGGGATGTGGACACCGAAAAACTCGAGGCCGATATTAATGACTTCGCCGACGGGAAGGTGGAGGTCGAGGGGCTCCGGCTCGCGACTCACCGGATGGTCGAGCGCGTCAAGGAACACCCCGCGAGCAAGACCTACCGGCTGGAGGTGACCTTCGACGTCCCCGTTGACCGCGCCAGCTTCGAGGGGGCGCTCCGGGACCTCGACGGCGCGACCATCAGCCAGGACACCCCCCAGCGCGTCGACCACCGGCGTGCCTCCAAGACCCGGACGCGGGAAGTCTACGCCATCGACGGCGACCTCGACGCGGGCGGGCACGGTGCGACCCTCGAGGTCCACGGCGAAGGAGGGCTGTACGTGAAGGAACTCGCCCACGGCGACGAGGGCCGGACCGAACCAAGCCTCGCCACCCTGCTGGGCATCGAGGTGACCGTGACCGCGCTGGACGTGCTCGCCGTCGAGGGCGAGGACGAACCCTTCGAGGACGAGGCGTTTTTCGTCTGA
- a CDS encoding aldehyde ferredoxin oxidoreductase C-terminal domain-containing protein, protein MLHSQGPLLTLDVEDRSTAETDIEDEQRRYIGGRGLGTRLAHERVPFDADPLGADNRLYFTTGPLQVSNMSFTGRMSCTGVSPLTDGLLSSNAGGFMSRHFAGTGYGAVEVAGASDDLLAVHVRDDGVTFEEVPDLAGATVPETTAYLEEEHDISPDQTAVVGPAGENEVRFASIMTTEDRAFGRGGLGAALGAKGVKALTFGGDSAPEIEVSATQQDIHREAATDDHIMKRQGTVSVMDLANEMNGLPTRYFADQQFEGVEGINGAAVESKKYKKGTCSACAFACKLPTRDEEAGVETEGPEFEVAMAFGSNSGVDDIVEVMKSNEQCDNYGLDSISAGNTVAAYLASEDEFGNDELVHDLVEKIARREGVGDLLAEGIDRAHEELGVENWSVKGMDFAAHEGRVLNGQGLSYAVSNRGADHMYATFYSVEYPLVPADQALDPEGTLGKAERLAHRENLMALNDSGVVCKFSRDYMSPERYADLFEADFEDLLDVGRRTVTLERHFNNQRGFDRAEDQGLPYDLPDFEQALDEYYDQRGWEDGVVPDAALPDDVSASSGSQAAGD, encoded by the coding sequence ATGCTCCACAGCCAGGGCCCGCTTCTCACACTCGACGTCGAGGACCGCTCGACAGCCGAGACCGACATCGAGGACGAACAGCGCCGCTACATCGGCGGCCGGGGGCTGGGGACCCGGCTGGCCCACGAGCGGGTCCCCTTCGACGCCGACCCGCTGGGGGCCGACAACCGGCTGTACTTCACGACGGGGCCGCTGCAGGTCTCGAACATGAGCTTCACCGGCCGGATGAGCTGCACCGGCGTCTCGCCGCTGACCGACGGCCTGCTCTCCTCGAACGCCGGGGGGTTCATGTCGCGGCACTTCGCCGGCACGGGTTACGGCGCGGTCGAGGTCGCGGGCGCGAGCGACGACCTCCTCGCGGTGCACGTCCGCGACGACGGCGTCACCTTCGAGGAAGTCCCCGACCTCGCCGGCGCCACGGTACCGGAAACCACCGCCTACCTCGAAGAGGAACACGACATCAGTCCGGACCAGACCGCCGTGGTGGGGCCGGCCGGCGAGAACGAGGTGCGCTTTGCATCCATCATGACCACCGAGGACCGCGCGTTCGGCCGGGGCGGGCTGGGCGCGGCGCTGGGCGCGAAGGGGGTAAAGGCGCTGACCTTTGGAGGGGACTCCGCCCCGGAGATCGAGGTCTCGGCGACCCAGCAGGACATCCATCGGGAGGCCGCCACCGACGACCACATCATGAAACGGCAGGGGACGGTGTCGGTGATGGACCTGGCAAACGAGATGAACGGCCTCCCGACCCGCTACTTCGCCGACCAGCAGTTCGAGGGCGTCGAGGGGATCAACGGCGCGGCCGTCGAGTCCAAGAAGTACAAGAAGGGGACCTGCTCGGCGTGTGCCTTCGCCTGCAAGCTGCCGACCAGAGACGAGGAGGCCGGCGTCGAGACCGAGGGGCCGGAGTTCGAGGTGGCGATGGCCTTCGGCTCCAACTCCGGGGTCGACGACATCGTCGAGGTGATGAAGTCCAACGAGCAGTGTGACAACTACGGGCTGGACTCCATCTCCGCCGGCAACACGGTCGCGGCCTACCTCGCCAGCGAAGACGAGTTCGGCAACGACGAGCTGGTCCACGACCTCGTGGAGAAGATCGCCCGCCGGGAGGGGGTCGGCGACCTGCTCGCGGAAGGGATCGACCGCGCCCACGAGGAACTCGGCGTCGAGAACTGGTCGGTCAAGGGGATGGACTTCGCGGCCCACGAGGGCCGGGTACTCAACGGCCAGGGGCTCTCCTATGCGGTCTCGAACCGCGGCGCCGACCACATGTACGCGACCTTCTACTCCGTGGAGTACCCACTGGTGCCTGCCGACCAGGCGCTGGACCCGGAGGGCACCCTCGGGAAGGCCGAGCGGCTGGCCCACCGCGAGAACCTGATGGCGCTGAACGACTCCGGCGTCGTCTGCAAGTTCTCCCGGGATTACATGAGTCCGGAGCGCTACGCCGACCTCTTCGAGGCCGACTTCGAGGACCTGCTCGACGTGGGCCGGCGCACCGTCACCCTGGAGCGACACTTCAACAACCAGCGCGGCTTCGACCGCGCCGAGGACCAGGGCCTGCCCTACGACCTGCCCGACTTCGAGCAGGCACTCGACGAGTACTACGACCAGCGGGGCTGGGAGGACGGCGTCGTTCCCGATGCTGCACTGCCCGACGACGTGAGCGCAAGCAGCGGGAGCCAGGCGGCCGGCGACTGA
- the rnhB gene encoding ribonuclease HII, protein MRVGVDEAGKGPVLGSMFAAAVRADPADLPEGVGDSKGIPAQRRERLASAIREAADTVAVAEVTVERIDDPDTDMNELTVAAHAEALADAAAPDDETVVDAGDTNAVRFERRVENRAPPAVRAEHGADEAHAIVGAASIVAKSAREAYVADLTAAYGDVGSGYPSDPTTRAFLRSYVDEHGSLPACARESWQTSRDVLAARDQASLGEF, encoded by the coding sequence ATGCGCGTCGGCGTCGACGAGGCCGGGAAGGGGCCGGTACTGGGCTCGATGTTCGCGGCGGCGGTCCGGGCCGACCCTGCCGACCTTCCCGAGGGTGTCGGCGACTCGAAGGGGATCCCCGCCCAGCGCCGCGAACGGCTGGCCAGTGCGATCCGGGAGGCTGCCGACACGGTCGCCGTCGCCGAGGTCACCGTCGAGCGGATCGACGACCCCGACACGGACATGAACGAACTGACCGTCGCCGCCCACGCGGAGGCGCTCGCGGACGCGGCCGCGCCCGACGACGAGACGGTCGTCGACGCCGGCGACACCAACGCCGTCCGGTTCGAGCGCCGCGTGGAGAACCGGGCCCCGCCCGCCGTCCGTGCCGAGCACGGCGCCGACGAGGCCCACGCCATCGTGGGCGCGGCGAGCATCGTCGCCAAGTCCGCCCGCGAGGCCTACGTCGCCGACCTGACTGCGGCGTACGGCGACGTCGGCAGCGGCTACCCCAGCGACCCGACCACCCGCGCCTTCCTCCGGAGCTACGTCGACGAACACGGCTCCCTGCCGGCCTGCGCCCGGGAGAGCTGGCAGACCAGCCGGGACGTCCTGGCCGCCCGCGACCAGGCTTCCCTGGGCGAGTTCTGA
- a CDS encoding cupredoxin domain-containing protein encodes MRRRQLLTALGVAAMPTVAGCSSPSSTPTDSATETQTETETETMQPTATPQQQADGPIDPRFGYIGTGDDSPPVEPDHTVELLIRERENVPIPEFYFEPAGLAVDVGDTVRFNLATPHHNVNAYHPAFGYTQRVPEDAPPYSSPILGVGEYWMYTFRTEGVHNIMCAPHELFGMVGSIVVGSATGPAANPVGEAPAPTEASRPPEFTAGLVLSDPAMAPENIVDQGSVSWDDLAPESKRPLLRPVEQG; translated from the coding sequence GTGAGACGCCGACAGCTCCTCACGGCGCTCGGGGTGGCCGCGATGCCGACCGTGGCCGGCTGTTCGAGCCCGTCGAGTACCCCCACGGACAGCGCGACAGAGACACAGACCGAAACGGAAACCGAGACCATGCAACCGACGGCGACCCCACAGCAGCAGGCGGATGGACCGATCGACCCGCGGTTTGGCTACATCGGCACCGGCGACGACTCGCCGCCGGTGGAGCCGGACCACACGGTCGAACTCCTGATCCGGGAACGCGAGAACGTCCCGATCCCGGAGTTCTACTTCGAGCCGGCCGGGCTGGCCGTCGACGTCGGTGACACCGTCCGGTTCAACCTCGCGACGCCACACCACAACGTCAACGCCTACCACCCGGCCTTCGGCTACACCCAGCGGGTACCCGAGGATGCCCCGCCCTACTCCTCGCCGATCCTCGGCGTCGGCGAGTACTGGATGTACACCTTCCGGACCGAGGGCGTCCACAACATCATGTGCGCGCCCCACGAGCTGTTCGGGATGGTCGGCAGCATCGTCGTCGGGTCGGCGACCGGCCCGGCCGCGAACCCCGTCGGCGAGGCACCCGCGCCCACGGAGGCGTCCCGCCCGCCGGAGTTCACCGCCGGGCTCGTGCTCAGCGACCCCGCCATGGCTCCCGAGAACATCGTCGACCAGGGGAGCGTCTCCTGGGACGACCTCGCACCCGAGAGCAAGCGGCCCCTGCTCAGGCCCGTCGAGCAGGGCTGA
- a CDS encoding undecaprenyl-diphosphate phosphatase has protein sequence MEWLVALVVGLVQGLLEWVPVSSEGAVALALTALDAAPDTATRFALVLHTGTALAATVYYRGTLLDLLRRLPGWRPGSAWTETADLSFYVLATLASGVTGGAGYAVLREVTDAVAGGAFVALIGALLLGTGVLMYTAESRSREFRERPGPLDAVLVGALQGLAVLPGVSRSGTTVSALLLRGHDGPDSLELSFVLSIPAAMGAGAIAVADTGFAVAPANAALALAVSAVVGYLTVDALTRLVARVAFWRVCIGFGALAVVGGGLLIV, from the coding sequence ATGGAGTGGCTGGTCGCGCTGGTCGTCGGCCTCGTGCAGGGGTTGCTGGAGTGGGTTCCCGTCTCCAGCGAGGGCGCTGTCGCGCTCGCGCTCACCGCGCTCGACGCCGCCCCCGACACCGCGACCCGCTTCGCGCTGGTGTTGCACACCGGCACCGCGCTGGCGGCGACGGTCTACTACCGGGGGACGCTCCTCGACCTGCTCCGGCGGCTCCCCGGGTGGCGTCCCGGGTCGGCGTGGACCGAGACCGCCGACCTCTCCTTCTACGTGCTGGCGACGCTCGCCTCCGGAGTGACCGGGGGTGCGGGCTACGCAGTCCTGCGGGAGGTGACAGACGCCGTCGCCGGAGGTGCCTTCGTCGCGCTCATCGGCGCCCTGCTGTTGGGGACTGGCGTCCTGATGTACACCGCCGAGTCCCGCTCCCGGGAGTTCCGCGAGCGGCCGGGGCCGCTCGACGCGGTGCTCGTCGGGGCGCTGCAGGGGCTCGCGGTCCTGCCAGGCGTCTCTCGGTCGGGGACGACCGTGAGCGCGCTCCTGTTGCGTGGCCACGACGGCCCCGACTCCCTGGAGCTGTCCTTCGTGCTCTCGATCCCCGCCGCGATGGGGGCAGGCGCCATCGCCGTCGCCGACACCGGGTTCGCGGTCGCGCCCGCGAACGCGGCGCTGGCGCTCGCGGTCAGTGCGGTCGTCGGCTACCTCACCGTGGACGCACTGACGCGGCTGGTCGCGCGGGTCGCCTTCTGGCGGGTCTGCATCGGATTCGGCGCGCTCGCGGTGGTCGGCGGCGGCCTGCTGATCGTCTGA